The Pseudomonas azadiae genome contains a region encoding:
- a CDS encoding transglycosylase domain-containing protein produces MGVLRQTDSTKAAQTGRSETPAPLPAKKPIHRRARRLFWLALLVALIALGVLLAREARTAYWQSRQLSDLARELTYRVEPGASPAIAFPGQGPFDRRLGYSDLGGFTERLVKRGYVIEAQARFSTPLMDYVHNGFFAPYAEKIQAGLSITDCRAVPLYEYRYPQQLYVDFAAIPPVVVDSLLFIENRDLLDPAQPLANPAVDWPRFGLAAWSQLAKWLHLPGQSAGGSTLATQLEKYRHSPDGLTLSGAEKIRQMISASVRAYRDGTATLAARQAIVRDYLNSVPLSAVPGHGEVHGLAEGLRVWFGADFNQVNHALADPHASPALRGLALRQVLALIIAQRRPSYYLVKGRADLAHLADSHLRLLAHNKVIDPALLQAALDAPLIYRDWLQQPTVQPIETNKGISVARSRLAGLLDRPLYDLDRLDLSAITTLQASLQGQVSDYLKHLADADFARRTGLLGERLLTATTTPQVRYSFTLFELTPDGARVRVQTDNTDQPFDINEGSKLELGSTAKLRVLTTYLQIIAELHERLGGLGAEALKQVAVDEQDRLSRWAVDYLRQTPDKSLERMLDAALERTYSASPGEAFFTGGGVHRFTNFRSQDNGRNPTLRDALRESINLPFIRLMRDLVRYSTYGGANHTAQLLKDDSDPRRQEYLARFADREGTAYLQKFWKKYRKKDTQARLDTFLDSIRPTPIRLAAVHRYLLPDASQDSFNRFVRSHLATEKITEARLQKLYASYGPGAYDLPDQGYIAKVHPLDLWLLGYLLSHPEATWNEIVKASEFERQEVYSWLFKSRHQRARDSRIRTMLEIEAFLDIHQRWQALGYPFDHLVPSLATAVGSSGDRPAALAELMGIILNDGVRGKVLRIDSLHFAAGTPYETHLVNDPAAGKRVMPTEVARALRVALSQVVDAGTAKRVAGSFTLADGMPLAMGGKTGTGDNRIQAIGAGGRLLSSKALNRTATFVFYLGDQHFGTLTAYVQGRSAENFTFTSALPVQVLKGMAPILMPYLQPGTRTLCQPASVDTEKQLPRQG; encoded by the coding sequence ATGGGCGTACTGCGGCAAACCGATTCGACCAAGGCTGCGCAAACAGGGCGCAGTGAGACTCCGGCGCCGTTGCCCGCGAAAAAACCGATACATCGCCGTGCCCGGCGCCTGTTCTGGCTGGCGCTATTGGTCGCGTTGATCGCCTTGGGTGTGCTACTCGCCAGGGAGGCGCGCACCGCCTATTGGCAATCGCGCCAACTGAGCGACCTGGCGCGTGAGTTGACCTACCGTGTCGAACCCGGCGCCAGCCCGGCCATTGCTTTTCCCGGGCAGGGGCCGTTTGACCGGCGCCTGGGCTACAGCGACCTCGGCGGGTTTACCGAGCGCCTGGTCAAGCGCGGTTACGTGATCGAGGCCCAGGCGCGCTTTTCCACGCCGTTGATGGATTACGTGCACAACGGTTTTTTTGCGCCTTATGCCGAGAAAATCCAGGCGGGTCTATCGATCACCGACTGCCGCGCCGTGCCGCTGTATGAGTACCGCTATCCGCAGCAGCTGTATGTGGATTTCGCCGCGATCCCGCCCGTGGTGGTCGACAGCCTGTTGTTCATCGAAAATCGCGACTTGCTCGACCCCGCGCAACCGTTGGCCAATCCGGCCGTGGACTGGCCGCGCTTTGGCCTGGCGGCCTGGTCGCAGCTCGCCAAATGGCTGCACCTGCCCGGCCAGAGCGCAGGCGGCAGTACCCTGGCGACGCAGTTGGAGAAGTACCGGCATTCTCCCGACGGCCTCACCCTGTCGGGCGCGGAGAAAATTCGCCAGATGATTTCCGCCAGCGTGCGCGCCTACCGCGACGGCACCGCTACGCTGGCTGCGCGCCAGGCCATCGTGCGCGATTACCTCAATAGCGTGCCGCTGTCGGCGGTGCCTGGCCACGGCGAAGTCCACGGCCTGGCCGAAGGTTTGCGCGTGTGGTTTGGCGCCGATTTCAACCAGGTCAACCACGCCCTGGCCGATCCCCACGCCAGCCCGGCGCTGCGCGGCCTGGCCCTGCGCCAGGTGCTGGCGCTGATCATCGCCCAGCGTCGCCCGTCCTACTACCTGGTCAAGGGCCGTGCGGACCTGGCCCACCTCGCCGACAGCCATTTGCGGCTGTTGGCCCACAACAAGGTAATCGACCCCGCGCTGCTGCAAGCGGCCCTCGACGCGCCGCTGATCTACCGCGACTGGCTGCAGCAACCCACCGTGCAGCCGATCGAAACCAACAAAGGTATCAGCGTCGCGCGCAGCCGACTGGCCGGCCTGCTCGACCGGCCGCTGTACGACCTGGACCGTCTCGACCTGTCCGCTATCACGACTTTGCAAGCCAGCCTGCAGGGCCAGGTCAGCGACTACCTCAAGCACTTGGCCGACGCCGACTTCGCCCGCCGGACCGGCCTGCTCGGCGAGCGTCTGCTCACCGCCACCACCACGCCCCAGGTCCGCTACAGCTTCACCCTGTTCGAACTGACCCCCGATGGCGCACGGGTACGTGTGCAAACCGACAACACCGACCAACCGTTCGACATCAACGAAGGCAGCAAGCTGGAACTGGGCTCCACCGCCAAGTTGCGGGTGCTCACCACCTACCTGCAAATCATCGCCGAGCTGCATGAGCGCCTGGGCGGCCTCGGTGCCGAGGCGCTCAAGCAAGTCGCGGTGGATGAGCAGGATCGCCTGAGCCGCTGGGCGGTGGACTACCTGCGCCAGACACCGGACAAATCTCTGGAGCGGATGCTCGATGCCGCGCTCGAACGCACCTACTCGGCCAGCCCCGGCGAGGCGTTTTTCACCGGAGGTGGCGTGCACCGGTTCACTAACTTTCGCAGCCAGGACAATGGCCGCAACCCGACCCTGCGCGATGCCCTGCGCGAGTCGATCAACCTGCCGTTCATTCGCCTGATGCGTGACCTGGTGCGCTACAGCACCTATGGCGGCGCCAATCACACGGCCCAGTTGCTCAAGGACGACAGCGACCCACGGCGCCAGGAATACCTGGCCCGGTTCGCCGACCGTGAAGGCACGGCGTACCTGCAGAAGTTCTGGAAGAAGTACCGCAAAAAAGACACCCAGGCCCGGCTCGACACCTTTCTGGACAGCATCCGGCCCACGCCGATTCGCCTGGCGGCGGTGCACCGCTACCTGCTGCCCGACGCCAGCCAGGACAGCTTCAACCGCTTCGTGCGCTCGCACCTGGCGACGGAAAAAATCACCGAGGCGCGCCTGCAAAAACTCTATGCCAGCTACGGGCCGGGGGCCTATGACTTGCCCGACCAGGGCTATATCGCCAAGGTCCACCCGCTGGACCTGTGGCTGCTGGGCTACTTGCTCAGCCACCCCGAGGCGACGTGGAACGAGATCGTCAAGGCCAGTGAATTCGAACGTCAGGAGGTTTACAGCTGGCTGTTCAAGAGCCGTCACCAGCGCGCGCGCGACAGCCGTATTCGCACCATGCTGGAAATCGAAGCGTTTCTGGATATTCACCAGCGCTGGCAGGCGCTGGGTTATCCGTTCGATCACTTGGTGCCGTCGCTGGCCACCGCGGTTGGCAGCTCCGGCGACCGCCCGGCGGCGCTGGCCGAGTTGATGGGCATCATCCTCAACGACGGTGTGCGCGGCAAAGTGCTGCGCATCGACAGCCTGCATTTTGCCGCCGGCACCCCATACGAAACCCATCTGGTCAATGACCCCGCCGCCGGCAAGCGGGTCATGCCGACGGAAGTTGCCCGGGCGTTGCGCGTCGCCTTGTCGCAAGTGGTAGACGCCGGTACGGCAAAACGCGTGGCCGGCAGTTTTACCCTGGCCGACGGCATGCCCCTGGCCATGGGCGGCAAGACCGGCACCGGTGACAACCGCATCCAAGCCATCGGTGCCGGCGGGCGCCTGTTGAGCTCCAAAGCACTGAACCGCACGGCGACCTTCGTGTTTTACCTGGGCGACCAGCATTTCGGCACCCTCACAGCCTACGTCCAAGGGCGTTCGGCAGAAAACTTCACCTTCACCTCGGCCCTGCCGGTGCAAGTGCTCAAGGGCATGGCGCCGATCCTGATGCCGTATTTGCAGCCCGGTACGCGGACGCTGTGCCAGCCCGCTTCAGTCGACACTGAAAAACAACTGCCGCGCCAGGGGTAG